The DNA window GCAATGGCCTACATCCCTCGGTCACGATTGCGGTCGGCTGGGTATCCTCGTCACTGGAAGGGCGGATCATGCCGTGCATCGAACCCTCCGAGTTGCGACCCTTGGCGCAGGCCGAGGTGTGGAACAGCACGGCCCATGTGACCAATCGCGAGAACGTGATACTGATTACCATCGAGGCGATGCGGTACGACGTGGTGGGATTGTGGCAGCAAGGGCAGGAGGTGATGCCTGCGGTGAACGGGTTGGCACGGGGCGGCGTACAATTCACACGGGCATACTCGCAGACGACACACACCGATTATTCAACCACGGCATTGTATTCGTCATTGTTCCCGTTGCGTACCCGACGACATTTGTATTTTCGTCAGAACGACCCGTGGCCGAAAGTGTTATTCTACGACATCCTGAAGCCTGTAGGGTATGCCACCGCGATCATCTCGTCGCAAAACGAGGGCTGGGGTGGTATGGACAATTTCCTTGAAACTCCGCGTCTCGATTTGTTTTACGACCCCGAACGCGGCAAGGTCGCACCACACAGCGAACTGACCTTCGACAACCTCCCCGATGCGCAAACCGTGGACAAGGCGATCGCGTGGACTACCGAGCAGGGGGCGCGCGGTGTGCCGTATTTTCTCGGGATAAACTTACAGAGTTCGCATTTCCCGTACAAGCTCCCACCGGATGTTGAAAAACCGTTCCAGCCAGCGACGATTGATTTCTCAGCGAATTTTTTTGATTATCCGGTCGCGAAGATCGAGCTGATGCGCAACGCATACTACAACGCGCTGCATGAGTGTGACCGTCAAGTTGGGCGGCTCGTGGAGACATTGCGCGCCACCGGCCAACTGTCGCACACGATCATTGCTGTGAGCGGGGACCATGGGGAGGCGTTTCACGAGCACGGGTATGTCACTCACGCACGTGAACCCATCGAGCCGGTGATTCGTACGGCATGCGTGCTTTATGCGCCGGGCATGATCGCCCCGCGTGTCGATGATTACCCCCTCGAACTTATCGATCTGGCGCCGACCGTGTTGGGGTTGCTCGGGTTGTCACCGCATCCGAATTTCCAGGGGATCGATGCGCTGGCTGCGAACCGACCGCCCCGGGAACAGCGATGGCTGTACTTTCACGTGGAGAATCCTGTGACTCACGCTGACGCGCTACTGTGGATGGGCCGGTGGAAATACACATACAATCGCCAGAGTCGAGAGGAGAGCTTGTTCGACCTGGAAGTTGATCCAGCCGAGAATGACGATCTGAGCACGCAACGTCAGGAGTTGACCCGATGGCTGCGAGGGGTATTGCAGACCTGGCGGCAGCGCCAGTTGGCGTACTATCAGTTCCCGATGTACTATGAACGCTATTTTCCGCCGTTGCCGCCGGCGCCGGCACGTTGATCACCGGTAGACTGCATTCAAAGGCGAAAAGGCGCCAGAACAACATATGGATCGTAGGAGTGGACAGGAACTACGCAAGGCTGATGTGGCAGCGGCAGGCATACTATTCGCCGTGGCTGTTGCGTTACGCATACCTTTTCGGAGCCAGATGGCGTATCACTGGGACAGCGCGGAGTTTACCCTGGCGGTGCGCCAATACAATGTGGCCATGGCCCAGCCTCACGCGCCCGGCTATTTTCTCTATGTGATGTTGGGCAGGGTGGCGGATTTTTTCATCGGCGACCCTCATGCGAGTCTGGTCTGGTTGAGTGTGGTGTTCGGCAGCGGGCTGGTGGCCCTGCTATATATGTTGGGTGTGGAAATGTTCGACCGGCGCGTTGGATTGGCCGCCGCGTTGTTCGCAATGACGAGCCCGCAGGTGTGGTTTCATAGTTGCGTGGCGCTGACGTATACGACAGACAGTTTACTGGTATGCTTACTAGTATTGTGTTGCTGGCAGGCACGACGACGCAGATGTCGCTGGCCGGACGCGGTGATAATCGGAGGCTTGCTGGCAGTGATCGGCGGGGTTCGCCAACAAACAGCGCCGGGGCTCGTCCCCTTGGTGGTCTGGGTGTTGTGGCAGGCGGAGAGCCGACGTCTGGTAAAACTGGCGGCGGCGTTCGGCGTTTGTGCCGTCGGAACATTGGCCTGGCTGGTGCCGATGATCCGGATGTCCGGCGGCTGGGTGGTTTATACCAAAGTATTTCATCTGTCCGCAGTCTATTGGGCGCCAGTCACGCTGGCCGGAGGCGGGATAAACGCGCTCTTGTGGAACCTGTTTTTTACGGGCCTTTACTGTTGGAATGGGTTACTAGCGTGCGTCGTTTTATTGGCGAGCGCGCTTTTCGTACGATTGCGAATGGACACCAATCGCAAGCGAAGGTGGGACGCCGCGCATAGCGAAGCGTTGTGGATGCTGGCCTTGTGGATTGCGCCGATGATGTTCATGCAGACGACGCTGTCATTCACGGACCAAGCCGGACATGTGCTGAGCTACTTGCCGGCTTGGATCATCCTGGCAGCCGTGGCGGCCAGTCAACTGCGGAAGCCGGCGATTTTTGGAACCACGGTAACGGCCGTATGCCTGATCAACGCGGCAGCATTCCTGGCTTTGCCGCCGTTATGGGACCGCGCATTCTACGGTACCGGCCGCACGGCACAAAAGATCCAGGAACATGATCGGGAACTGTCCCGCATCATCCACGCGATCCGCGCGCGATTGGACCCATCTGAAACCTTGATTTGTCACGCACAGGTATACCTGCCGCTGGGATTGCGACACTTGCAATTGTATCTGCCAGAGTATGAGCAGTATCAATTCGTGGTCGACCGGGCGATGCTGACTCCCGTAGACAGGCCGATGATGCGGGTGCTCGGTGGACGGCTTGGTTTTGTTCGCGGACCCGAGTTGACGGGGAAGCGGGTGCTGGCGCTCATCGTGCCGCGGGGAACATCCTTGGACGACCACACCCGATACGTTGACACTCGGGAGGCGAAGCTCCTGCCGGAAAGTGAAGGCACGGTATATCAAGTACCGGTTGAGGCGATCAGATGAATCGCAGCGCAGGGAGATTCATAGGACGAGATTGGTTTCTGGCTGCGTTGCTTTGCGCGGTGGGTCTGGCGTTGCGCATCCCGTTCCGCAGTCATTTTGCGTATCACTGGGACAGCGCTCAATTTGTGCTGGCGATCAACGAATACGACATACGGTTAAGCCAGCCGCATGCACCGGGCTACTTCCTCTACATCATGCTGGGGCGTTTGGTGAACGGCCTGGTGGGCGATCCCCATGCGAGCCTGGTGTGGATTAGCATCGTTTTTGGGAGCTTGTTGCCGGCGGTCGTCTATCTTCTGGCGACGGCAATGTTCGGGCGCAAAGCGGGCGTGACGGCGGGCTTGTTGGCGCTGACGAGTCCACAAGTGTGGTTCCATAGCTGTGTGGCGCTGACGTATTGCATGGACAGTTTTTTGGTTTGCACGGTGGTGCTGGTGCTTTGGCGGGCGATGGAGTGCGGGGGCGGATGGCGAGATGCGATTGTGGTTGGAGCTTTGCTCGCTCTGATTGGTGGCGTGCGTGAGCAGAGTGTGCCGGCACTGGTGCCGCTGGTTGGGTTTGCGTTTTGGAAATTCGAAAGGGCGAGACTTGCGAAGTTGGTGACAGCGGCGGTTGTGGCGATCGGACTTGGAATTCTGTGGTACGTGCCGATGGTGCGCACGTCCGGCGGGCTGAGAACATACCTGGACATTGTGCATCTGCATGCGGTCTCCAATGCTTCGACGTATTTTCCCGGGGGCGGCTTTGGCGCGCTGCTGAAGAATGTGGCAAACATCACGGGATTTTGTGGTAACGGCTTGATGCTGGGGGCCGTGGTATCGTTTGTGGCACAACTGCACCGTGCGCTCCGAATGACTGCTGAGCGGAAAGACTCCTGGGATCGCGAACACGCGTTTGGGTTGGTGGTTCTGGCGTTTTGGGTTGTCCCAATGCTGATTTTTGGGACGGTGTTGGTAACCAACCAACCCGGCCACGTGTTGAGTTATCTGCCGGGATTGTTTGTGCTGGTAGGGGCAGTGGTGGCGAGCCTGCGATCAAGATGGCGCAGAGCGGTAGTGATCGCTTTGATCTGCGCGGGGAATGTGGTGGCTTTTGTCGCCTGGCCGCCACAGTGGGATGGCTTTTTTTTCGGAATGGCTCGTACCGCGCGCGCGATCGCCGAGCACGACGCGCAATTGTCACAAATCGCTCGGGCGATCCGTCGGACTTATTCTCCGAAGAGCATCATCGTCTGTTTCTCGCAAGAGTACTATTTGTGCGGCCTTCGACACTTCCAACTTTATCTGCCTGAATACGAGCAATATCAATTCGTGGTCGATGGAACGACGTTGCATCCACCGGGCGAGCCGATGTGGCTGGTGCGAGACGGGCGGCTCACCTTTGTTGCAAAGCTCGACGTGGCCGGCAGGGAGGGCATTGTACTGGTGGTACCTCCGGGGGAGAAGGTCGACATCTTTGCCCCATACCTGTCCCTCGCGAATGCTGAAGCTTTGCCGCAAGCTGAGAACGTCCTTTATTTCATTCCCGCGCAGGCGGTGAAACTGACTCGATGACCCGGGACAAATCGACGGAAACACTCGGCGCGTTGCTAACACGAAGCGACTACAGGATGGCCCTGGCGCTCTTCGTGACGGCGCTTGCGTTGCGCATCCCATTTCGCAGCCAGCTGGCTTATCATTGGGACAGCGCCCAACTCGCACTGGCGGTCAGCGAGTACAACATTCGGCTAAACCAGCCACACCCACCCGGTTTTTATTTCTACATTTTTCTGGCCAGGCTGTTGAATTTCTTCATCGGCGAACCGCATGCTGCTTTGGTGTGGCTGAGTGTGATCGCCGGGGCCGGGCTGGCGGCGATGGGATACCTGCTCGCAACATCCATGTTTGGAAGCGGGTGTGGCCGGGGGACGGGATTGATTTTACTGACCAGCCCATTGTGCTGGTTTCAAAGTGAAATCGCTTTGACGACAATCGTGGACGGAGCATTGGTTGTAAGCTTTGTCTTCGTGTGCTGGCGGGCGATTCAACGGAAGATGACGTGGTTTCAAACTTTCGCGATGGCGGCAGCGTTTGCTGCCGTGGGGGGTGTACGCCAGCAAAGTGCGGTCTTGTTGATTCCGCTATGGATATACACTTTTTGGACTTCCGCGCAGCCTCGGATCGCCAAGGTATTCTGCGGGACTGCATCAGCAGCCGGCTTTTGCCTGCTCTGGTTCCTGCCGATGGTGAAATCGGCGGGGGGCATCGGTGCCTACCTCGGTTTGGTGCACCTGAAGAACCAGTATGACGCGCCGCTTACCGTGTGGGGCGGCGGTGGTGTGGACGCGCTGTTGACTGATGTAAGTTCCATGGGGCGTGCGTGTTGGGTCGGTTTGTTGGGCGCTGGAATTATCTCAGTCATAGAATTTACCCGTTGGATTTTTTTCCGAGAACCGATCGTCCGTACGAGTTTTTATCGAGCGAACAAAACCCAATTTGCCGTGCTGGTGCTGTGGATCACGCCCATGGTCCTTTTCGGCCTGATCATGTACAGCGTCCTGCCCGGCCATGTCCTCCATTTCTTTCCGGGATTCGCGGTACTGGCCAGCCTGGGGGTGGCGGCATTTTCAGAACAGTTGGCGACCTTGCCCACGTTTCGGAAATCGAGAGCCGATTGTCTCGCTCTCGCAATCGTGGCAGCCATCAACATTATTGTGTTCGTCTGGTCGCCAACCCCTCTAATGCCTGTACTGGTGGGATTGCCCCTGACCGCGGAGGAAATCCGCCGGCACGACGCGGATTTATCAAAGTGCTTCCAGACTATTCGAGGCAAGTGGCCACCTGATGGCATTGTGATCTGCCATGGATCCGAGGATTATTATTGGGGTTACGCC is part of the Verrucomicrobiia bacterium genome and encodes:
- a CDS encoding glycosyltransferase family 39 protein translates to MDRRSGQELRKADVAAAGILFAVAVALRIPFRSQMAYHWDSAEFTLAVRQYNVAMAQPHAPGYFLYVMLGRVADFFIGDPHASLVWLSVVFGSGLVALLYMLGVEMFDRRVGLAAALFAMTSPQVWFHSCVALTYTTDSLLVCLLVLCCWQARRRRCRWPDAVIIGGLLAVIGGVRQQTAPGLVPLVVWVLWQAESRRLVKLAAAFGVCAVGTLAWLVPMIRMSGGWVVYTKVFHLSAVYWAPVTLAGGGINALLWNLFFTGLYCWNGLLACVVLLASALFVRLRMDTNRKRRWDAAHSEALWMLALWIAPMMFMQTTLSFTDQAGHVLSYLPAWIILAAVAASQLRKPAIFGTTVTAVCLINAAAFLALPPLWDRAFYGTGRTAQKIQEHDRELSRIIHAIRARLDPSETLICHAQVYLPLGLRHLQLYLPEYEQYQFVVDRAMLTPVDRPMMRVLGGRLGFVRGPELTGKRVLALIVPRGTSLDDHTRYVDTREAKLLPESEGTVYQVPVEAIR
- a CDS encoding glycosyltransferase family 39 protein, encoding MNRSAGRFIGRDWFLAALLCAVGLALRIPFRSHFAYHWDSAQFVLAINEYDIRLSQPHAPGYFLYIMLGRLVNGLVGDPHASLVWISIVFGSLLPAVVYLLATAMFGRKAGVTAGLLALTSPQVWFHSCVALTYCMDSFLVCTVVLVLWRAMECGGGWRDAIVVGALLALIGGVREQSVPALVPLVGFAFWKFERARLAKLVTAAVVAIGLGILWYVPMVRTSGGLRTYLDIVHLHAVSNASTYFPGGGFGALLKNVANITGFCGNGLMLGAVVSFVAQLHRALRMTAERKDSWDREHAFGLVVLAFWVVPMLIFGTVLVTNQPGHVLSYLPGLFVLVGAVVASLRSRWRRAVVIALICAGNVVAFVAWPPQWDGFFFGMARTARAIAEHDAQLSQIARAIRRTYSPKSIIVCFSQEYYLCGLRHFQLYLPEYEQYQFVVDGTTLHPPGEPMWLVRDGRLTFVAKLDVAGREGIVLVVPPGEKVDIFAPYLSLANAEALPQAENVLYFIPAQAVKLTR
- a CDS encoding sulfatase, whose product is MNPKPEAALHIGEGGWRRWLAERIAPNPRVLLLMVIGWATELILIGCVSDNIYHVSSEMRWLAVEFTAWFWMTVGWVMWLAASRLRHPLTRVIWGGLLAVGFTLYGVSWGVYERTGRFLDWDAVRFTVGNFRLLWMYARQAEHGVFFITMAMLIAVGVAIVGSGPWLARGQWSVGGPTPLRRARRIAWYCLGFGCVLLLWAGDTPDNLSIVGRRLDTLRNGLHPSVTIAVGWVSSSLEGRIMPCIEPSELRPLAQAEVWNSTAHVTNRENVILITIEAMRYDVVGLWQQGQEVMPAVNGLARGGVQFTRAYSQTTHTDYSTTALYSSLFPLRTRRHLYFRQNDPWPKVLFYDILKPVGYATAIISSQNEGWGGMDNFLETPRLDLFYDPERGKVAPHSELTFDNLPDAQTVDKAIAWTTEQGARGVPYFLGINLQSSHFPYKLPPDVEKPFQPATIDFSANFFDYPVAKIELMRNAYYNALHECDRQVGRLVETLRATGQLSHTIIAVSGDHGEAFHEHGYVTHAREPIEPVIRTACVLYAPGMIAPRVDDYPLELIDLAPTVLGLLGLSPHPNFQGIDALAANRPPREQRWLYFHVENPVTHADALLWMGRWKYTYNRQSREESLFDLEVDPAENDDLSTQRQELTRWLRGVLQTWRQRQLAYYQFPMYYERYFPPLPPAPAR